Proteins found in one Bacillus subtilis subsp. subtilis str. 168 genomic segment:
- the yhdF gene encoding putative NAD(P)-dependent dehydrogenase (Evidence 3: Putative function from multiple computational evidences; PubMedId: 10482513, 18643936; Product type e: enzyme), which translates to MNPMDRQTEGQEPQHQDRQPGIESKMNPLPLSEDEDYRGSGKLKGKVAIITGGDSGIGRAAAIAFAKEGADISILYLDEHSDAEETRKRIEKENVRCLLIPGDVGDENHCEQAVQQTVDHFGKLDILVNNAAEQHPQDSILNISTEQLEKTFRTNIFSMFHMTKKALPHLQEGCAIINTTSITAYEGDTALIDYSSTKGAIVSFTRSMAKSLADKGIRVNAVAPGPIWTPLIPATFPEEKVKQHGLDTPMGRPGQPVEHAGAYVLLASDESSYMTGQTIHVNGGRFIST; encoded by the coding sequence GTGAACCCAATGGACAGACAAACAGAAGGACAAGAACCGCAGCATCAGGACAGACAGCCGGGCATTGAGTCAAAAATGAATCCGCTGCCGCTGTCAGAGGACGAGGATTATCGAGGAAGCGGAAAACTGAAAGGAAAAGTTGCGATCATTACTGGAGGCGACAGCGGAATAGGGAGAGCAGCAGCTATTGCCTTTGCTAAAGAGGGGGCTGATATCTCCATTCTATACTTAGACGAGCATTCGGACGCAGAGGAAACACGCAAACGGATCGAAAAGGAGAATGTCCGCTGCCTGCTTATCCCGGGAGATGTTGGGGACGAGAACCATTGTGAACAAGCTGTGCAGCAAACAGTGGACCATTTTGGTAAACTCGATATCTTAGTGAACAACGCCGCTGAACAGCATCCCCAGGACAGCATTCTCAATATTTCAACAGAACAGCTGGAAAAAACCTTTCGCACAAATATTTTTTCCATGTTTCATATGACGAAGAAAGCTTTGCCTCACCTGCAAGAGGGGTGTGCCATTATTAATACGACATCGATTACCGCTTATGAAGGGGATACGGCGTTAATTGATTATTCCAGCACAAAGGGTGCGATTGTTTCCTTTACGCGTTCCATGGCGAAGTCGCTTGCAGATAAAGGCATCAGAGTGAATGCGGTGGCGCCCGGTCCGATTTGGACACCGCTTATTCCGGCGACATTCCCTGAGGAAAAAGTGAAACAGCACGGCTTGGATACCCCAATGGGAAGACCGGGACAGCCGGTTGAGCATGCAGGCGCCTATGTTCTGCTGGCGTCTGACGAATCTTCCTATATGACAGGGCAGACCATTCATGTGAATGGCGGCCGTTTTATTTCAACGTAA
- the bcaP gene encoding branched-chain amino acid transporter or methylthioribose-degradation metabolite exporter (Evidence 1a: Function from experimental evidences in the studied strain; PubMedId: 15849754, 16621821, 16850406, 21097623, 25645558; Product type t : transporter) has translation MKGSVFRKKSIQDLIAATSGEKSLKRELGAFDLTLLGIGAIIGTGIFVLTGTGAVTAGPGLTISFVVAALACLFAALSYAEFASSVPVSGSVYTFTYATLGELMAFIIGWDLILEYMLAVSAVSVGWSGYFQSFLSGLGIHLPVALTAAPGAVKGTFTLFNLPAFVIVMAITYLLYLGIKESKRVNNIMVILKILVVLLFIAVAAVYVKPHNWQPFMPMGFGGVFSAAALVFFAFIGFDAVSSAAEETKNPAKDLPKGIIFSLLVCTILYVTVSAIMTGVIPFAQFAGVDHPVSLVLQSAGQNWVAGIIDIGAVLGMTTVMLVMLYGQTRVMFAMSRDGLVPGSLSKVHPKHKTPYVATWFFGTMSALLGSLVPLDELAKLVNIGTLSAFVLISVAVIVLRKKQPDLPRAFKCPGVPVIPGLAILFCLFLILNLGWVTIVRFLVWLLIGLVIYFLYSRKHSKLNQ, from the coding sequence ATGAAAGGGAGCGTTTTTAGGAAGAAAAGCATTCAGGATTTAATCGCTGCGACGAGCGGGGAAAAGTCTTTAAAAAGAGAATTAGGGGCATTTGATTTAACGTTGCTTGGAATCGGCGCCATTATTGGCACAGGGATTTTTGTTCTGACGGGAACAGGCGCAGTCACGGCCGGTCCCGGGCTGACGATTTCATTTGTTGTGGCGGCGTTGGCTTGTTTATTCGCCGCCCTGTCTTACGCGGAATTTGCGTCAAGTGTGCCTGTTTCAGGTTCGGTGTATACATTCACTTATGCGACATTGGGAGAGCTTATGGCCTTTATTATCGGGTGGGATTTAATTTTAGAATACATGCTGGCGGTAAGTGCAGTGTCGGTCGGCTGGTCTGGTTATTTCCAATCGTTTTTATCAGGGCTTGGCATTCATCTTCCGGTTGCTTTAACAGCGGCACCGGGCGCAGTGAAAGGCACCTTTACCCTGTTTAATCTTCCTGCATTCGTCATTGTAATGGCGATCACATATTTGCTTTATTTAGGCATCAAAGAATCAAAAAGAGTCAACAATATCATGGTTATCTTGAAGATACTGGTTGTTCTGCTGTTTATCGCGGTGGCAGCCGTTTACGTGAAGCCGCACAACTGGCAGCCGTTTATGCCAATGGGCTTTGGCGGCGTGTTCAGTGCAGCGGCGCTCGTATTCTTTGCTTTTATCGGATTTGACGCTGTATCCTCTGCTGCGGAAGAAACGAAAAATCCCGCGAAGGATCTGCCTAAAGGCATTATTTTCTCTTTACTGGTCTGCACGATTTTATATGTCACCGTATCAGCCATCATGACTGGGGTTATCCCGTTTGCTCAATTTGCGGGTGTGGATCATCCGGTTTCTCTTGTTCTTCAAAGCGCAGGGCAAAATTGGGTGGCAGGCATCATTGATATTGGCGCCGTGTTGGGAATGACAACAGTTATGCTCGTGATGCTTTACGGGCAGACCCGCGTCATGTTTGCCATGTCGCGTGACGGACTTGTGCCGGGTTCACTTTCTAAAGTGCATCCAAAGCACAAAACACCTTATGTAGCCACTTGGTTTTTCGGAACGATGTCGGCGCTTCTCGGCTCACTTGTTCCGCTGGATGAACTTGCAAAGCTGGTGAACATCGGGACGTTGTCGGCATTTGTCCTGATTTCTGTGGCAGTTATCGTTTTGAGAAAGAAACAGCCTGATCTTCCGAGAGCTTTTAAATGCCCGGGAGTTCCCGTGATCCCAGGCCTGGCGATTCTGTTCTGCCTGTTCTTGATTTTAAATCTGGGATGGGTGACGATTGTCCGCTTCCTAGTGTGGCTGTTAATCGGCTTGGTAATCTATTTCCTGTATTCAAGAAAGCATTCAAAATTAAATCAATAA
- the yhdH gene encoding putative sodium-dependent transporter (Evidence 3: Putative function from multiple computational evidences; PubMedId: 15849754, 16850406, 17114254; Product type t: transporter): MSEQKPVQWASKIGFVMAAAGSAIGLGAIWKFPYVAGTNGGGAFFLIFVLFTILLGYPLLVGEFIFGRRNQTNAIDAYKKEAPRSAWFLTGWIGVAACFLVLSFYSVIGGWILLYIVKTASGSLSGLSQAQYGALFASIIQNPVQTLAAQLVFMALTVLVVARGVQKGIERVSAVMMPILFLLFILLVLRSLTLNGAMEGVKFLLVPHFGDLTPESILFALGQAFFTLTLGVSVMVTYSSYLPKTQNIPRSAASIVLMNIIVTLLAGLAIFPAVFSFGFQPNEGPTLLFTVLPAVFEQLPFGTLFFIGFLVAFLFAALTSAFSMVEIIVATIGKGDEKKRKKLSWTSGLLIFLVGIPCCLSYGVLSDVHLFGKTFFDIADFTVSNVLMPSGALLISLFIPLKISKSELLAEMRNGSNAGKAFFYTWFYLLRFIVPLAIIIVFLNLIGILSF, from the coding sequence TTGTCTGAGCAAAAACCAGTCCAATGGGCTTCGAAAATTGGTTTCGTCATGGCAGCGGCCGGCTCGGCTATCGGCTTGGGCGCGATTTGGAAGTTCCCTTACGTAGCGGGGACCAATGGGGGAGGAGCCTTTTTTCTTATCTTCGTGTTATTTACCATCCTCTTAGGCTATCCGCTTTTGGTGGGGGAATTTATTTTTGGAAGACGGAACCAGACGAATGCCATTGATGCATATAAAAAAGAAGCGCCGCGATCAGCTTGGTTTCTTACGGGGTGGATCGGCGTAGCGGCGTGTTTCTTAGTGCTGTCGTTTTACAGTGTAATCGGGGGATGGATTTTGCTGTATATCGTGAAAACAGCGTCAGGATCACTGTCCGGGCTTTCTCAAGCACAGTATGGCGCTCTTTTTGCTTCTATTATCCAAAATCCGGTGCAGACGCTCGCGGCTCAGCTTGTCTTTATGGCACTGACTGTACTCGTTGTCGCAAGAGGGGTTCAAAAAGGGATTGAACGGGTAAGCGCGGTGATGATGCCGATTTTGTTTTTATTGTTTATTCTGCTCGTTCTTCGGTCTCTTACGCTTAATGGTGCAATGGAAGGCGTAAAGTTTCTGCTTGTGCCTCATTTCGGCGATCTGACTCCGGAATCCATATTATTCGCGCTGGGACAGGCCTTCTTTACGTTAACACTGGGGGTTTCGGTGATGGTGACCTACAGCTCCTATTTGCCGAAAACACAAAATATCCCTCGTTCGGCAGCCTCCATTGTCTTGATGAATATCATTGTGACACTCTTGGCAGGTTTGGCTATTTTTCCGGCGGTTTTCTCATTCGGTTTTCAGCCAAATGAAGGACCGACATTGCTGTTTACAGTGCTTCCGGCCGTTTTTGAACAGCTTCCGTTCGGCACATTGTTTTTTATCGGCTTTCTCGTTGCATTTTTATTTGCAGCCTTAACCTCAGCATTTTCGATGGTTGAAATTATCGTTGCCACAATCGGAAAAGGGGACGAAAAGAAGAGAAAAAAACTGTCATGGACGAGCGGGCTTTTGATCTTTTTGGTCGGAATCCCATGCTGCTTGTCTTATGGCGTTTTGAGTGATGTGCACCTATTTGGCAAAACGTTTTTTGATATTGCCGATTTTACCGTCAGCAATGTTTTGATGCCTTCAGGCGCTCTGTTAATTTCTCTATTTATCCCGCTGAAAATTTCGAAAAGCGAACTCTTGGCTGAAATGCGAAATGGATCAAATGCAGGTAAAGCATTCTTTTACACATGGTTTTATTTGCTTCGTTTTATCGTGCCGCTTGCCATTATTATCGTGTTCTTAAATTTAATCGGAATTTTATCATTTTAA
- the yhdI gene encoding putative PLP-dependent transcriptional regulator (Evidence 3: Putative function from multiple computational evidences; PubMedId: 15223311; Product type r: regulator) has protein sequence MDITPFLDKKSKTPLYEQLYTFFKQEISHARITKGTRLPSKRRLSSLLDVSTATIERAYEQLTAEGYVKSKPKIGWFAAEVEPGFPTAPDHFQQSVQPGLHQKNAPAIDFHQGSVDPTLFPFNAWRKSIVKSLDRYSGSFHTSGDPQGEYELRHMIARFVRLSRGVNCEPGQIIIGAGTTVLLQNLCLSLKPGTKIGFEEPGFHRSRRMFEANHMDVTPICSDAEGVLPDELYRQNPYLMYTTPSHQFPIGTIMTITRRQELLAWAAETNSFIIEDDYDGEFRYSGHPIPSLQGLDPNGRVIYLGTFSKSLLPSLRLSFMIVPPELMEPIQNNVQLMKQTVSAHSQLALADFIETGEWQKHINRMRSLYRKKHAVLLEAIRSELGNTVEILGKNSGLHILLRLLFPASEEEAIQAAADHGVTLYPVSPSYIEQTPFTSVLIGYGGLSEEDIRLGIQKLKTAWAPLISSY, from the coding sequence ATGGATATTACGCCGTTTCTTGATAAAAAGAGCAAAACACCGCTGTATGAACAGCTTTATACCTTTTTTAAACAAGAAATTTCACATGCGCGAATCACAAAGGGAACAAGACTTCCGTCAAAACGCAGGCTCTCCAGCTTGCTCGATGTCAGCACGGCAACTATAGAACGAGCTTATGAGCAATTAACTGCTGAGGGCTATGTCAAAAGCAAGCCGAAAATCGGCTGGTTCGCGGCGGAAGTAGAACCAGGATTCCCGACAGCTCCTGACCATTTTCAGCAGTCTGTACAGCCGGGATTACATCAAAAAAACGCACCTGCTATTGACTTCCATCAGGGCAGCGTTGATCCGACCCTCTTTCCCTTTAACGCATGGAGAAAAAGCATAGTAAAAAGTCTTGATCGCTATTCCGGATCGTTTCACACCTCTGGCGACCCTCAAGGAGAATACGAACTCAGGCACATGATTGCCCGATTCGTCAGGCTGTCTCGGGGAGTAAATTGTGAACCCGGCCAGATTATCATCGGCGCAGGAACCACCGTGCTTCTGCAAAATCTTTGCCTTTCGCTAAAGCCAGGTACAAAAATCGGCTTTGAAGAACCGGGCTTTCACCGTTCAAGAAGGATGTTTGAAGCAAATCACATGGATGTCACTCCGATTTGTTCTGATGCAGAAGGCGTCCTGCCGGATGAGCTCTACCGTCAGAATCCTTATCTCATGTATACGACTCCTTCGCATCAGTTTCCGATTGGGACCATTATGACGATTACCCGCAGACAGGAGCTGCTGGCATGGGCGGCAGAAACAAATTCATTCATTATAGAAGATGATTACGATGGAGAATTTCGCTACAGCGGCCATCCCATTCCGTCTTTACAGGGTCTTGATCCGAATGGCAGAGTCATATATCTGGGCACTTTTTCAAAGTCACTTCTGCCTTCCTTGCGGCTCAGCTTCATGATTGTGCCCCCTGAACTCATGGAACCGATCCAAAACAATGTTCAGTTAATGAAGCAGACCGTTTCTGCCCACTCGCAATTGGCACTGGCAGACTTCATCGAAACCGGAGAGTGGCAAAAACACATAAATAGAATGAGAAGCTTATACCGAAAAAAACACGCTGTCCTGTTAGAAGCCATTCGCTCTGAACTGGGAAACACCGTTGAGATTCTCGGTAAGAACTCGGGGCTTCACATTCTGCTGCGCCTTTTGTTTCCAGCAAGTGAGGAAGAAGCAATACAAGCAGCCGCTGACCACGGTGTAACCCTCTATCCCGTGTCTCCCTCATATATAGAACAGACGCCTTTTACTTCTGTCTTAATCGGTTATGGCGGTTTGTCAGAAGAGGACATCAGGCTCGGCATCCAAAAACTGAAAACGGCATGGGCACCGTTGATATCATCTTATTAA
- the yhdJ gene encoding putative acetyltransferase (Evidence 3: Putative function from multiple computational evidences; PubMedId: 12793527; Product type e: enzyme) yields the protein MIHMKQLTSKEEWAESYPIMSELRTELDIETYLQRLEACVQKESYMLFALYENTAIRALCGALPRVSIHKGEHLWIADLVTTAPCRSKGYGKMLLDYASDWARKAGLGFVSLSSGLQRKDAHRFYTDKMGFTIESYLFRKPV from the coding sequence ATGATCCATATGAAACAATTAACCTCGAAAGAAGAATGGGCTGAGTCGTATCCGATTATGAGTGAATTGAGAACAGAACTGGATATAGAGACGTATTTACAAAGGCTTGAAGCCTGTGTGCAGAAAGAATCGTATATGCTGTTTGCCTTATATGAAAATACAGCAATCAGAGCGCTGTGCGGGGCTCTGCCGAGAGTTTCCATTCATAAAGGAGAGCACTTGTGGATTGCGGATCTTGTTACAACGGCACCTTGCCGATCAAAGGGATACGGCAAAATGCTTTTGGATTATGCCTCAGACTGGGCGAGAAAAGCCGGACTCGGTTTTGTCAGTCTTTCATCTGGCCTTCAGCGTAAAGACGCACATCGATTTTATACAGATAAAATGGGTTTTACTATAGAAAGTTATTTGTTCCGAAAACCGGTATAA
- the asiMB gene encoding negative regulator of the activity of sigma-M (Evidence 1a: Function from experimental evidences in the studied strain; PubMedId: 10216858; Product type r: regulator) yields the protein MELVRIFKEHNVFGWISVGTAVLSLLLLNLAIISNVTFYSYQMLPFAMAAVPFGVVELFIKRGRTGPGLLGVILNLFVIICVYTIVSVDTNLQFGF from the coding sequence ATGGAACTGGTAAGAATTTTTAAAGAACACAATGTATTCGGCTGGATCTCTGTCGGGACAGCGGTTCTGTCCCTGCTGTTGCTGAATTTGGCCATTATCAGCAACGTCACGTTTTATTCCTATCAAATGCTTCCGTTCGCCATGGCTGCCGTTCCGTTCGGCGTTGTTGAACTCTTCATCAAGAGAGGGCGCACAGGTCCAGGCCTGCTCGGCGTCATCCTTAATCTCTTTGTGATTATTTGTGTGTATACCATTGTATCTGTAGATACGAATTTACAGTTTGGCTTTTAA
- the asiMA gene encoding negative regulator of the activity of sigma-M (Evidence 1a: Function from experimental evidences in the studied strain; PubMedId: 10216858; Product type r: regulator): MMNEEFKKRFDQYKNGEMSDQEMTAFEEELEKLEVYQELIDSELEDDNDWDLSISPEKQKAILAYGKRKSYLRISVLAVISTLMILPLCTLGSYLYYGMGGKHSTGNEFMETAAVTVALTMPNVLVDTSGLKSQVKLFGMNTEFPLQKQIGTKTAAVGNERVEMFYNKVKAPAVNYYDLEVNKTGHYFTHPSNKSEQTTAKAEKTLSTLPEGTVSEVYLSYDRAYPTKDVYNKFKGYDVSFLWNAIETEKNTNKTASTEPLGYPGKDSKFLAALNTKGKSNGDQFINALKFMSKHEKWAQVISKRKDLNVDNRLDYVEKNGVNVYGSVVTGPTKEIQRMLKNKSVKSANVGEVELWNW; the protein is encoded by the coding sequence ATGATGAATGAAGAATTTAAAAAGCGTTTTGATCAATATAAAAATGGGGAAATGAGCGACCAGGAAATGACTGCATTTGAGGAAGAACTCGAGAAGCTTGAAGTATATCAGGAACTGATTGACAGCGAACTAGAGGACGATAACGATTGGGATCTCAGCATCAGTCCTGAAAAACAAAAAGCGATTTTAGCCTACGGCAAACGCAAGTCTTATTTGCGAATTTCTGTGCTTGCCGTCATTTCGACATTGATGATTTTGCCGCTTTGTACGCTGGGAAGCTACCTCTATTACGGAATGGGTGGAAAACACAGCACCGGCAATGAGTTTATGGAAACTGCCGCAGTCACTGTAGCCCTGACCATGCCGAATGTTCTTGTTGATACTTCCGGACTGAAAAGCCAAGTGAAGCTATTTGGAATGAATACGGAATTCCCGCTGCAAAAGCAGATTGGCACGAAGACGGCTGCCGTAGGGAATGAACGGGTTGAAATGTTTTATAACAAAGTAAAAGCGCCGGCAGTAAACTACTATGACTTAGAAGTGAATAAAACCGGCCATTACTTTACACATCCTTCAAACAAGTCTGAACAAACGACCGCAAAAGCAGAAAAAACGTTAAGCACATTGCCTGAAGGAACGGTATCAGAGGTCTACCTTTCATATGACCGTGCATATCCGACAAAAGACGTGTATAACAAATTCAAAGGCTATGATGTGAGCTTTTTGTGGAACGCAATCGAAACAGAGAAAAACACAAATAAGACAGCTTCCACAGAACCTCTTGGCTATCCTGGAAAGGATTCAAAGTTCTTGGCCGCCCTTAATACAAAAGGCAAGTCGAATGGCGATCAGTTTATCAACGCCCTGAAATTCATGTCCAAACACGAAAAATGGGCTCAGGTCATTTCAAAACGGAAAGACCTGAATGTAGATAACCGATTAGATTATGTAGAGAAAAACGGTGTCAATGTATACGGTTCGGTCGTTACAGGGCCAACCAAGGAAATCCAGCGCATGCTGAAAAATAAATCTGTAAAATCAGCGAATGTCGGCGAGGTGGAATTATGGAACTGGTAA
- the sigM gene encoding RNA polymerase ECF (extracytoplasmic function)-type sigma factor (sigma(M)) (Evidence 1a: Function from experimental evidences in the studied strain; PubMedId: 14651641, 14769884; Product type r: regulator), protein MTIDEIYQMYMNDVYRFLLSMTKDKHLAEDLLQETFMRAYIHIHSYDHSKVKPWLFQVARNAFIDYVRKHKKEVTISDDLIGSLFQNAVQSPAHQVEIKEVLTGYMSELPDNYREALTLYYLKELNYKEASHIMNISEANFKSVLFRARQRLKALYNRGVNDE, encoded by the coding sequence GTGACGATCGATGAAATTTACCAAATGTACATGAATGATGTTTACAGGTTCCTGCTCTCCATGACAAAAGACAAGCATCTTGCTGAAGACTTACTGCAGGAAACCTTTATGCGGGCATACATACACATTCACTCCTATGATCACAGCAAAGTAAAGCCCTGGCTTTTTCAAGTGGCGCGAAACGCCTTCATTGATTACGTCAGAAAGCATAAGAAAGAAGTAACCATTTCTGATGACTTAATCGGAAGCCTCTTTCAAAATGCTGTTCAAAGTCCTGCCCATCAGGTAGAGATAAAGGAAGTGCTGACTGGTTATATGTCCGAGCTCCCCGATAATTATCGGGAGGCCTTAACGCTATATTATTTAAAAGAGTTAAACTACAAAGAAGCATCCCATATTATGAATATTTCAGAGGCGAATTTTAAAAGTGTTTTATTTCGTGCCAGACAGCGGCTGAAAGCACTTTATAATAGAGGTGTTAATGATGAATGA
- the akrN gene encoding aldo/keto reductase specific for NADPH; protects against methylglyoxal (Evidence 1a: Function from experimental evidences in the studied strain; PubMedId: 10220166, 15019785, 24330391; Product type e: enzyme) has product MEYTSIADTGIEASRIGLGTWAIGGTMWGGTDEKTSIETIRAALDQGITLIDTAPAYGFGQSEEIVGKAIKEYGKRDQVILATKTALDWKNNQLFRHANRARIVEEVENSLKRLQTDYIDLYQVHWPDPLVPIEETAEVMKELYDAGKIRAIGVSNFSIEQMDTFRAVAPLHTIQPPYNLFEREMEESVLPYAKDNKITTLLYGSLCRGLLTGKMTEEYTFEGDDLRNHDPKFQKPRFKEYLSAVNQLDKLAKTRYGKSVIHLAVRWILDQPGADIALWGARKPGQLEALSEITGWTLNSEDQKDINTILENTISDPVGPEFMAPPTREEI; this is encoded by the coding sequence ATGGAATATACCAGTATAGCAGATACAGGAATAGAAGCCTCCAGAATCGGCCTCGGCACATGGGCCATTGGCGGAACGATGTGGGGAGGCACTGACGAAAAAACATCGATTGAAACAATCCGCGCCGCTCTTGATCAGGGGATTACACTGATTGACACCGCACCGGCTTACGGCTTCGGGCAGTCCGAGGAAATTGTCGGAAAGGCAATCAAAGAGTACGGCAAAAGAGACCAGGTGATTCTCGCAACGAAAACGGCTCTGGACTGGAAGAACAACCAGCTGTTCCGCCATGCGAACAGAGCGAGAATTGTAGAGGAAGTTGAGAATTCTTTGAAGCGGCTTCAAACAGACTATATTGATCTTTATCAGGTGCATTGGCCCGATCCGCTTGTGCCAATTGAAGAAACGGCTGAAGTCATGAAGGAATTATATGATGCGGGAAAAATCCGGGCGATTGGCGTCAGCAATTTTTCAATTGAGCAAATGGATACATTTCGCGCCGTCGCACCTCTCCATACGATTCAGCCTCCATATAATCTGTTTGAAAGAGAGATGGAAGAGAGTGTCCTTCCTTATGCGAAAGATAACAAGATAACAACATTATTATACGGCAGTTTATGCAGAGGGCTGTTAACAGGCAAAATGACTGAAGAATATACATTTGAGGGCGATGATCTGCGTAATCACGATCCAAAATTCCAGAAGCCCCGCTTTAAAGAGTATCTTTCTGCTGTGAATCAATTGGATAAGCTGGCGAAGACACGTTATGGAAAATCAGTGATTCACTTGGCTGTCAGATGGATCTTAGATCAGCCGGGAGCGGATATCGCTCTTTGGGGAGCAAGAAAGCCTGGGCAGCTTGAGGCCCTATCTGAGATTACAGGCTGGACGCTGAACAGTGAAGATCAGAAAGATATCAATACTATATTGGAAAATACGATATCAGACCCTGTCGGACCGGAGTTTATGGCCCCGCCGACCAGAGAGGAAATATAA
- the plsC gene encoding 1-acylglycerol-phosphate (1-acyl-G3P) acyltransferase (Evidence 1a: Function from experimental evidences in the studied strain; PubMedId: 12682299, 1557036, 17557823; Product type e: enzyme): MYKFCANALKVILSLRGGVKVYNKENLPADSGFVIACTHSGWVDVITLGVGILPYQIHYMAKKELFQNKWIGSFLKKIHAFPVDRENPGPSSIKTPIKLLKEGEIVGIFPSGTRTSEDVPLKRGAVTIAQMGKAPLVPAAYQGPSSGKELFKKGKMKLIIGEPLHQADFAHLPSKERLAAMTEALNQRIKELENKLDQL; encoded by the coding sequence ATGTATAAGTTTTGTGCAAATGCTTTAAAAGTTATTCTTTCTCTTCGCGGAGGAGTGAAGGTGTATAACAAAGAAAACCTTCCGGCCGATTCAGGTTTTGTCATCGCGTGTACACATTCCGGCTGGGTTGATGTGATTACACTCGGAGTCGGGATTCTTCCTTATCAAATACACTACATGGCGAAAAAAGAGCTTTTTCAAAATAAATGGATCGGTTCGTTTCTGAAGAAAATTCATGCCTTTCCGGTAGATCGGGAAAATCCCGGGCCAAGCAGTATTAAAACGCCGATTAAGCTGCTGAAAGAAGGAGAGATCGTCGGTATCTTCCCAAGCGGAACAAGAACCTCTGAGGATGTGCCTTTGAAAAGAGGTGCGGTGACGATTGCGCAAATGGGGAAAGCGCCGCTTGTCCCCGCTGCATATCAGGGCCCTTCAAGCGGAAAAGAATTATTCAAAAAAGGAAAAATGAAGCTGATTATCGGTGAGCCTCTTCACCAGGCTGATTTTGCCCACCTGCCTTCAAAGGAAAGACTTGCAGCAATGACAGAGGCTTTGAATCAGCGGATTAAAGAACTAGAGAATAAACTTGATCAGCTATAA